TTCCAGGATCCGACTGAAACAGAAGAGGAGCGGGAAGAGCAGGCAACATCAGTTACCAATACCATTCATCGTGTTATCATTATAGGGTCCCGTCGCACTCCACGGCAGGATGTGAGTTATGCAGCACTGGAGCTGGTTGAAATCGCGGTGCGGGCACTTTCTCCGGGTATCAACGACCCCTTTACAGCGATGAATTGTGTGGATCGACTGGGAGGTGCAATGGGTCGGTTTGTAGAGCGTGCCAGACCTGCTCAGATTCAGCGGGACAGCGAATCAGTACCACGGGTATTAGTAACCTCTGCAGATGATTTTGCAGAGGTTTTGACTTGCTCATTCGGAATGATTCGCGAATATGGCGCCAGTAGCACCGCAGTTGCTCTCAAGATGCTGGAGGCCTTGTCTGGAATTGCCAGCCATGCCTCTCGCCCCGAAGACCTGAAGGTGATCCGTGAGGAAGCCGAAGCATTACAGAACGCATTTGAAGACCACCACACTATACAAGCAGACCGAAATAAATTTCAGCGGGCCTTACATCACTTAAAGGAGATATTGGAACCGGGACTTCCTTCTAAATAAGAGCAGAACCTGTCGTAGGCTGGGGCCTATCAATTTTTTTTCCCACTTAAAAATGTCAATCACGAGAGAGGAACACGATTATGGGAATCTTTCAATTTTTATTATTACTTCTCGTTGCTGCCATCTGTGGCGGTATTGCACAATCACTGGCAGGATATTCGCGTGGCGGTTGCCTGACTTCCATCGCACTGGGATTCATTGGCGCTTTGTTAGGCACCTGGCTTTCCAGTATACTGGGGCTACCTGAATTAATGACGGTGGACTTTGGGGATCAGCCATTTCCGATTCTGTGGTCGATCATCGGAGCTGCATTATTTGTATCGCTACTGAGTCTTATTTCATTTCGCAAGAAATGAAAGGTTCAGTCTTTCTGAATAAGATCGAACGCGCCTTCGGCGGCAATGATTGCCTGGGCAATTTCAATCAGTTTCATGCGTTTATGACTGGCCATTTTTTGAAGTTGTCGGAATGCTGTTTCTTCATCCAGACCAGCTGTTTTCATCAGGATTCCCTTTGCCTGTTCGATAGTTTTCCGAGCACATAAAGCGGCACGCAGGTCCTGGTTTTCCTGTTTGAGTTCAGCGAATTCTGCAGCTCGACGATGCACTAATAGAATACTGGGAGCAAGGTCGATTACCCGAATTGGTTCTACGAGCCAGGCCATAATATGATCAAGTGCAGCAGTCTCAACCAGTTCCAGATCACTCTTGGGGGTGACGATGATTCCCGGAATCGGAGTATCTTTTCCCACCAGAGTCAGTGCGCGTATTCCATCCATATCTGGCATTTTCACACCACTGATAACGAGATCCGGAAGCTGACGGGTGCAAGCCTGGATAATCGCCTCCCCTGTTTGAACAGTCCCCATGATCTGATGGCCCAGTTTACGAACTGCTTTCTGGATAAGCTGCAGAGTTTCACTGTTACCATGTGCAATCAGAACCTGCAGAGATTCCATCTCCATCATCGAAATTTCCTGCCCCCTGATAGATTTCAAATTCATATAAAAAAATACAATCAGGTCCTATTAAACCATATCGTCAGTGTTTACACCATCTCTCCGGTTTTTAAAATACGCGATATTTTTATGATATCGATTAATCGAATCAGAGTTCTATTTTTGAACTTCAGGAAGTACCGGTAGACTCAATGTTTAATATTGCTGAGACATCTAGACTGTGTCCAGTTTTTTGTAGCGTTTCCACGAGCATTTGGACTGAGTATAATGACACGAGAGGCCCTATGCTTAAATGTGACGCGATCTAGACTGTGTCCAGTTTTACTGTAGCGTCTTCAGGTCCATTTGGATCGAGCATATTAGATTGACAGACGCTATGGTTAAATGTGATGCGCCAAAGTTACTCGAATTGTCCTTTCTATACTGAAATGGTAATCCCATTATTTCTCTCTTGATTTATTGGTCGGTACTCACACAGAAACCAGAATTCCGACCTGGAGCGATATCGCGAATATGAAAAAAGTCATATTAGTCATTATTGATGCACTGGCATCCCGAGTTGTCCAGCCAGCGTTGAGAAAAGGCTTGCTGCCTCATTTCCAGCAACTCATTGAACATGGTGTATTGAGCGAGGAATGTACCTCCATTTTCCCATCCATTACACCAGCTGCCACCTGTACCCTGGCTACAGGAGCATATCCGTTCGAGCATGGAATCAGCGGTGCTTACTGGTATGACCGCGATTGGGATGAAATCGCTTATTTTGGTTCCGATCTGCAAGCAATCATGAATGAGGGCATGGGACGTTATATTAATGATTTTCAAATTAAATTGAACAGAGATCGTCTGCTGGTTCCTACGATCTTCGAATACATCGAGCAGCATGGATCTCTGACGGATGCGGTAGTCAACTTTATGTGGTATCGAGGTACCGTGGCACATGAGACTAGAGGGTATCCGAAAACTAAGAAAAGGGTGAACAGTCTGGCCTGAGATTTGCATGATTCTGCTCTCTGAAAGGAGGCTTTATCATGCCCACACGATCCCGTACAGAGCTAAGCCGGCTCGTCGACACGGGATCCAGGACGGACCCAACTGTAGAATTAACCGATAAACAATGGAGTTTAATTGAGGATTTATTCCCTTGGGAACCTCCGGCGCCCCAGGGTGGACGTCCCAAAGCAAAACCCAGAGCCTGTTTCAATGGTATAATGTGGATACTTCGGACAGGAGCCCGCTGGAAAGATTTACCAGAGAGGTATCCTCCAAAATCGACCTGTCACGACCGTTTGAAGGAATGGTCGGAGTCAGGTCTGTTCGATCAAGCATTAGAACGATTATTGAGAGCCTTGGAAGAATCGGAGATATTAGACCTGACAGAAACCTTTGCCGATGGCACATTTGCTTCGGCAAAAAAAGGGGTAAACAGGTTGGACCGACACGCCGTGGCAAAGGAACTAAGATTATGATTTGCGTGGACGCCCAGGGGATTCCCCTAGCAGTCGAGACGGAATCAGCCAACCGTAATGAAGCAATTCTGGTCGAACCGTTGATTGCAAAAATGACATTGAAAAAACGACATCCTCAGCGATTGATTTACGATAAAGCGGGAGATTCACAAAAATTGCGAGACTGTTTGGCTGAGCAGAATATCGATTTTATTTGTCCCCACCGGGACATCAAAAACCGAAAGCAGAAAAGCCAAGATGGTCGCAAGCTCCGACGTTACAAGCGACGTTGGATTGTTGAGAGGACGATCTCCTGGTTACATAATTATCGGCGAGTGGTGACACGATGGGAGTACCACAATCACCTTTACACAGGCTTTGTAAAGCTGGCCTGCCTGTTCACCATTATTAAACGGTTTTCGGACCACCTCTAGTACTCCACTGCTCCTGAACCTGACTCCCGGGGTGAAACTGGCGGAATCGATGACCGGGCCGCATACCATGTTTCTGGGCGAATTTGTTTCGACGCCGCTCTACGGCAATACCCTTTCGGCACGAGGTGGAGTAATGAGAAGATTCGGCTTCCACGATGATACCACGGCCGACTATCTACTGGGGATGGCTGAGCAGAACTGTCTACCCGATTTTACCCTGGCTTATTTTCCCAACAATGATTTTGACAGCCATTCAGAAGGACCAGAAAACGCGGTTTCGACTCTGCAGGCAGTCGACACTCACCTGGGAAAACTGATAGAAATCCTCGGCGGCATTGACCAGTTTCTGGAGAAGCATGTCATCCTGATTACAGGAGACCATTCACAGAGTGATCTGGATGATGATCCAGGAATCGATTTAAATGAAGTACTCGAGCAGTTCCAGGTCGTAGAAGCGGGGAAACCCTGGAATAGCTCTGAAGATTTAATGGTCTGCCCGAATATGCGATCCGCGCAAATCTATATGCAACCGGAATTATGGCAGCGTCGACATTCGGTGATTGACTGTCTGTTAAATTGTCCGGAGATTGATCAGGTTCTGTGGTGTGATCATGACAGTGGATTGAATGGCACAGATCAGCCAGCGTTTTATGTCCATACTCAGGATCGTGGAAATCTGGTGTTTAAACCGGCTCCAGACTCAAATGGTCATGCCCGCGATATCTATGGAACGGGCTGGATCTGGGACGGTGATTTAAATGCCGTTGATGCAAGTGTTACATCAGATCATCAAATTGAATTTGGTGATTACCCCAATGCATTTGAACGAATCGCAACTGGCTTTTCTGAAAAGACCGGGAATATCTGGGTGACTGCCCGCCTGGGTAAAGAATTCTGCCTACCGGGCATTAAGTGTAACCCTGAGGGGTCACACGGTTCGCTGCATTTCTTAGATTCAACTGCCCCCCTGATCGCAGCGGGACTGCCAGTTAATTTCGCGTTGCCGGCTGCACCTCGTATTATCGATATGACGCCGATCTGCCTGCAGTTGCTGGGACTGAAACCATCACGCCAGCCTGGCGACAGTGCGATTAACACTCCTATGAACGGCTAGGCTGTGTCCAGTTTTACTGTAGCGTCTCCAGAGACATAGGGACCGGGTTTAATAAAACGTGAGGCGACATCATCAGTTGAGGTGTCAGTAGTTGTAGAGGATACAGTTCAAGCCGGGCAGCTTAACCGGACAGAATGCGGGCGACAGGCTGCAGAGATTTAAAATGATCACAAGAGATCTTGACCATACCGATCAGGGGAACAGCCAGTAGAATACCACCGACTCCCCAGGCCCAACCCCAGAAAATAATACAGATAAATACCAGTGCCGGGTTAAGCTTCATCGAACGCCCTAAAATCATGGGCGTAAATACATTCCCTTCCAAGGTGTTAATCACGATATACATCAACGGCCCAATAATGGCTTCTGCTGGCGTATTCAAATAGACAATCCCGATCAAAAAAGTAACTGCTGCACCAATAAATGCTCCCACAAATGGTATGAAATTGAGAGTGGCTGCCATGATCCCCAGAAGGATGGGATCGGGGAGCCCAAGCAACCACATCACAGTTCCGATGATAATACCCAGACAAATATTGATTGCTGTAATGGTCACCAGATACCGGGAAATACCGAGCTCTACGTTACGAATCATCGTCACGAGGCCTCGTTTATCTTCGAGGGTCGGCATTAATTCGACAACGGAATTCAAGGTCCGATGCCCCATCGCCAGTAGAAGATAGACCAGAACCACGGTGATGGTAACACCCGCCAGAAAATTAACAGTTGAGCTCAAGAGGTAACTGGTTACCGGGGGCTGTTGAATTGAGACCTTGACTACATCGTCTTTTTCTTTTCCCGAAGCAATATCAGAAACCTGAGAGGAAGCCTGATCGATTTTATCTACCGGGTCGATGATAAAACGCAGCTTCTGCTCTGCTTTTCTAAATGTGGCTGGAGCACTCGACAGCCAATCAGATACTGGAGACGCCAGTACATAACTCATAAAACCAAGGGAAAAAGTGAGGGAGAGTACAACGATCGCAGCAGCAAGCCACTCAGGTATGGGAGTGATCCGTGTCAGAAATCGAACTAATGGTGCCAGAAGAAAGAATAGAACAATCGCCAGGGCGATGGGAATAAGAATAGCCCGAGCAAAATACAAAGCGTGTACCACGCCTAATGTTGCCAGAATGGCCAGAGAGACCCGCCCGTAGTTTCTATTTTTGATCTTGTCCATCAAAACAAGAGCAGACACAGCTTGTTCTTCCCTGAGCTGCTCTTGTATCTGAGAACTCGACGGATCAGTATCAGTGTCATCGTTCACCTGAGATTCACCACGCTTGGTCTGGCAATCAGGTTCTTGAGAGGACGTAGTCAGGGACATGGGCAATTCTCCTTACGGGCAAGCATCAAAGCAGAGAGTTCCCCCCCTGATACACTGATGAATTCTTACCAGGGTTTTAATTTCCAACCCACGATAAATCCAATTCCAAAACACCAGAGAGCAGCTGTCCCAGGATTCTGCTTAGCATATGTGGAAACATAGTCGACCAGATCATCTACCGGTTGCAGCTGTTCAGCAACTCCGGCGGACGTAGCATAGTTTTCTGTTGACTGGCCCGTTGATTGGGCATGTTGAGAAGTAGTAGCATTCATATTCATCATTGATTTCCTTTCAAATACCTAGTTTAAAATTGTGAGCACGCATGTCAGACAGCATTTTGCCGATTACGATGCTTTTGAGAAATGATCGTTTTAATCCATTGGATATTACTGCGTAATTCCCTTCCGGAGCGTTGCACTATACTTAAGCTTTTAAGCAAACCCCTCCAGGCATAAAATAATAAACCGGCAGCAATGCACAAGCCTGATACTGCTACGGTCAGCATGGAAGATGCCAGTGTAAACTCAAAAGTATTACTGAGCCACCACGAGCAAGCCAGCAGTAATACTGGAAACGCGCCAATACACAAACCCAACCCCAGCGCCATAAAAACTACAGGTATTACCGACTCCCGCATCGCATCTCGCGTATCAACTGAGAGTAATTCAACCTGTAACTCTCCGAGCGCCAGCAGATCTGCTCCCAAGTCTCCCAGGTCACCTCTCATGTCAGGCTTAGATTCTGACTGAAATGTTCCATTTTGCCCTATCATCGTTTCACCCACCAACCTGCAAATAATCCTGCCAACAAACTGAACTTCAGAGCCTCGCCTGGCTGATTACAGATCTCCTCTCGCAAATGCTCTTTCCATTGCGTAATGAGAGACATCGGACTAATTTCGTTTGGGGCACGTTCAGGCTGAGAGATTCCCTCTGCCATCTGATTTGCATGTTTTCTGTTTTGAATTTGACCATGGTACATGTTATTAAAATCTCCGGTCGAGCTGATTCTCATACGAGTTAGAAGAAGTAGAACCTGTATCATAAGCTGTAGCGCCTGACACACCACTCCCTCTCTGCTCCTGACTTAATATGGATGTCAAATGTCTGGCGACTTGTGCGGCTGCAGCCCGCATCGCAAGTCCGGATAAAAATGTAAATGCTGTTCTGACAACCCCTGTTTTCGCATCATCGTCAGCATCTTCAGCTTCTTTATTGATTACCAGACGTTTCTTTTTAGCCAGCTTTAACAGCTCTTCAGTGTAAGGATTACTAACCTTTAACTTCCTGGGGACGATAAGAAAACCAAAAGCAGCAGCAGCGCCGACGCAGGCCCAGGGATAATGCCTGATATAATATTGCCAGTCAGTAAGTTTCGAAGCAGATTGCTTAATATGATAAACATCATCGTCCAGCTCCCGCCGGATTTCATGCATGGTACGGCGAATCTCTTCTGCTCGATTGTTTTCAGGCTGACTGGCCACTTTTTTGGCTCCTGTCTGATAATTTATATCGTCCCGTTAATTGCTAATCTGTTCAACGCTGGATCGTACTGATGTCACTTAGACTGAAAGCGAATCAGGAACGAAAATGCTTTCTCAGAGAGGCTGGCACAATCTCAGACAGAGAATCACGGACGCTGTTTCCCACGCGGTCCATAAAGGCTTCATCGCGTGTAAAGTATCTTGATGACCCACGAAACATTGACCCTAATAACAGCCCTGCTCCTATTCCGACTCCCAGGCTAATCAGTACTGATTTGACCGGTTCCTCTTCCACATAATGACTTACCTGAGAAGATTTAGAAGTTACAGACTTCTTAACCTGATCATGCGAGGCAGGTACAATGTGTTTTTCCAGATCTTCGTATTGATGAATCATGTTTCACTCCCTGTTAGATTCAGATTTGACTATTTGCTATTTAATTATGAATTAGCGACGCCAGACCAGGCTTACAATCACACCTGCGATCAAACCAGTACCAAAGGCAACTGCCACTGACTCGGCAGGATGCTTACGAACGGTCTGCTCTGCTTCTCGATACCCTTTTTGAACAGTCTGATTCACCTGCTCATATTGCTCTCGCGCCGCTTCTGAAGCATGTGAGAACTGTTCTCTCGAGTTTTTGACAGCTTCGTTGAACGTTTCTCCGACCTTTCCCGCCATCGATGATGCCGAATGGGAAAGACTTTCAACCATGGAATCGAGTTCTCGTTGGATGTCGCTTCTTGTTTCACCTGTTTTCTGCTGAATCTTCCCAACAAGTTGATCCGTCTTGCCTTCCAGTCCATCTAGATCACTCGAACTGAGCTGGCTCCATTTTTCCTCAATACGCCCCCGAATTTCATTCCAGTGACCGCGAAGTTCTTCTCGAGTGGTCATTTTCCTCTCCTTATCTTATCAGTTGGATTACTTAACTTAATTTGAAACGCTGAACGTTAATAAAACTAAATTGCAAGTCGTATGCCACTTTGTCTTTCTACTACCCGTCCCTTGGATCAAACAGGTTAAAATCACATAAAAACCCTTCTTACACAGTCCGAAGTTACATTTTTATCAGTTTTAAATATTTAATCTGGAGCCAGATTGGGGCCGGATTTTTCATTTTTGAGCGGTCGCCAGTGTGCCAGACTGACTCGCTTTCGATCAAAATCATTCGCTCGTGATAGAAAATCGCAGTCTTCTTTTGAAAACGGATTTTAAATGTGAGTGATTCGACAGAAATTCGATCCCTGACATCAATCGCAATAGATGTTGAAGTGTCAATACTGCCAACAGGTTACATATTAGTACCGTTCTCCCCTGTTTTTTTGCAGACCTGAGAACTCAGGAAAAGCGGAATACAAAATGCGTCTTCTCTCCAGAAACAGGACTGTGTCAGATACGTAAATCACACTTTGTTTTGGCACTCATTGACGGGCCGCTGTCATGCGAGGTTTTTCTGAGAAACTGTTTCTCAAGTTAGCTGCACCAGACATGCCCGACGAATTCACTTGAGAGATGAGGCTTTTGAATCAAGGGGCATGCCACAACAGAGGAGAATTAACAATGACTGGAAAAATGGACTGTTATGGTCTATCTCGCAGTGGCGCACGACATGCCGTCAATCAGGATCAATTTCTGATTGCCGATTTGGAAAAATCAATGCGAATTCATTCAAGCAGTCTGAGCCTGGATCATAATTCCAGACTGTATGGTAGCTCGCAGGCAAAACTGCTGATGGTAGCTGATGGTGTAGGTCAGTCTAACTCTGGGGACCTGGCAAGTCGTCTGGTGACAGACTGTATTTCAAGGTATCTTCTGAATGAAATGGAATGGTTTCTGCGATGCAACGAGGATACAGACGCAGAATTGTATCGAGAATTCTTAACTGCCTTCGAACTCTGTCAGGAGCGACTGGAGCACGATATTCAGGATCACCCGGAACGCTCGGGGATGGAAACGACTTTAACACTCGCTTATCTGACCTGGCCTCAGTTGTATCTCGTGCATGCCGGTCACAGTCGCTGTTATCTGTATCGAAACTCACAACTGCATCAATTAACGAGAGATCACAGTTTTGCAGAACGACTGATAACCAGCGGCGCATTGGATGTCGATGATGTTCCGGAGATCTGGCAGGAACTACTGGTCAATTCTATCGGGGGCAATGAAGACAGCGCATTAAATCCTGAAATCGTCAAAACAGAGATACGGGTGGGAGACACATTGCTCTTATGCACTGATGGTTTAACCAGAGAACTTCCCGATCTGATTATCGCCGAAATTCTCGGCAAGGACTTGATGGCTGATGAAACTTGCATTCGCCTCGTGAATCAGGCAATAGCTCAGGGCGGGACAGATAATATCACAGCAGTTGTCGCCAGGTTTCTGGATCTGGGTGATCAGGATGTCTCTCTGACTGTATCTCTCGATGCCGATACCGGAACACCAGAGCATTCCGTTGACTCTACTGATAAAGACAACAGTCAGAAACCGGAAACAAACCATGATCGGGTTAAACAACAGGATCAGGTCCTGTGAGGGAATGGAGCATCGTTTCCCGCTCATTTCATCTGGCTTCGTCTGGCAGATTGACTTCGATGCACATGACAGTTGTGGCATGTAACACACTTTTCGAGATTGACGAGGCGAAACCCACTACTGCTGGATTTCAGCCTCTATTAATTAAGATTCCAGGCAAGTGACTTAGATTCACGGACATAGTATTTGCTCTTCCAGATCGCTTTGAATCCGGACTTCAGTGATTCG
The sequence above is a segment of the Gimesia algae genome. Coding sequences within it:
- a CDS encoding alkaline phosphatase family protein, which gives rise to MTGPHTMFLGEFVSTPLYGNTLSARGGVMRRFGFHDDTTADYLLGMAEQNCLPDFTLAYFPNNDFDSHSEGPENAVSTLQAVDTHLGKLIEILGGIDQFLEKHVILITGDHSQSDLDDDPGIDLNEVLEQFQVVEAGKPWNSSEDLMVCPNMRSAQIYMQPELWQRRHSVIDCLLNCPEIDQVLWCDHDSGLNGTDQPAFYVHTQDRGNLVFKPAPDSNGHARDIYGTGWIWDGDLNAVDASVTSDHQIEFGDYPNAFERIATGFSEKTGNIWVTARLGKEFCLPGIKCNPEGSHGSLHFLDSTAPLIAAGLPVNFALPAAPRIIDMTPICLQLLGLKPSRQPGDSAINTPMNG
- a CDS encoding DUF883 C-terminal domain-containing protein, with translation MIHQYEDLEKHIVPASHDQVKKSVTSKSSQVSHYVEEEPVKSVLISLGVGIGAGLLLGSMFRGSSRYFTRDEAFMDRVGNSVRDSLSEIVPASLRKHFRS
- a CDS encoding transposase, translating into MICVDAQGIPLAVETESANRNEAILVEPLIAKMTLKKRHPQRLIYDKAGDSQKLRDCLAEQNIDFICPHRDIKNRKQKSQDGRKLRRYKRRWIVERTISWLHNYRRVVTRWEYHNHLYTGFVKLACLFTIIKRFSDHL
- a CDS encoding ANTAR domain-containing response regulator, whose product is MMEMESLQVLIAHGNSETLQLIQKAVRKLGHQIMGTVQTGEAIIQACTRQLPDLVISGVKMPDMDGIRALTLVGKDTPIPGIIVTPKSDLELVETAALDHIMAWLVEPIRVIDLAPSILLVHRRAAEFAELKQENQDLRAALCARKTIEQAKGILMKTAGLDEETAFRQLQKMASHKRMKLIEIAQAIIAAEGAFDLIQKD
- a CDS encoding PP2C family protein-serine/threonine phosphatase, with the protein product MTGKMDCYGLSRSGARHAVNQDQFLIADLEKSMRIHSSSLSLDHNSRLYGSSQAKLLMVADGVGQSNSGDLASRLVTDCISRYLLNEMEWFLRCNEDTDAELYREFLTAFELCQERLEHDIQDHPERSGMETTLTLAYLTWPQLYLVHAGHSRCYLYRNSQLHQLTRDHSFAERLITSGALDVDDVPEIWQELLVNSIGGNEDSALNPEIVKTEIRVGDTLLLCTDGLTRELPDLIIAEILGKDLMADETCIRLVNQAIAQGGTDNITAVVARFLDLGDQDVSLTVSLDADTGTPEHSVDSTDKDNSQKPETNHDRVKQQDQVL
- a CDS encoding alkaline phosphatase family protein — encoded protein: MKKVILVIIDALASRVVQPALRKGLLPHFQQLIEHGVLSEECTSIFPSITPAATCTLATGAYPFEHGISGAYWYDRDWDEIAYFGSDLQAIMNEGMGRYINDFQIKLNRDRLLVPTIFEYIEQHGSLTDAVVNFMWYRGTVAHETRGYPKTKKRVNSLA
- a CDS encoding GlsB/YeaQ/YmgE family stress response membrane protein → MGIFQFLLLLLVAAICGGIAQSLAGYSRGGCLTSIALGFIGALLGTWLSSILGLPELMTVDFGDQPFPILWSIIGAALFVSLLSLISFRKK
- a CDS encoding transposase translates to MPTRSRTELSRLVDTGSRTDPTVELTDKQWSLIEDLFPWEPPAPQGGRPKAKPRACFNGIMWILRTGARWKDLPERYPPKSTCHDRLKEWSESGLFDQALERLLRALEESEILDLTETFADGTFASAKKGVNRLDRHAVAKELRL
- a CDS encoding phage holin family protein, with protein sequence MGETMIGQNGTFQSESKPDMRGDLGDLGADLLALGELQVELLSVDTRDAMRESVIPVVFMALGLGLCIGAFPVLLLACSWWLSNTFEFTLASSMLTVAVSGLCIAAGLLFYAWRGLLKSLSIVQRSGRELRSNIQWIKTIISQKHRNRQNAV
- a CDS encoding AI-2E family transporter gives rise to the protein MSLTTSSQEPDCQTKRGESQVNDDTDTDPSSSQIQEQLREEQAVSALVLMDKIKNRNYGRVSLAILATLGVVHALYFARAILIPIALAIVLFFLLAPLVRFLTRITPIPEWLAAAIVVLSLTFSLGFMSYVLASPVSDWLSSAPATFRKAEQKLRFIIDPVDKIDQASSQVSDIASGKEKDDVVKVSIQQPPVTSYLLSSTVNFLAGVTITVVLVYLLLAMGHRTLNSVVELMPTLEDKRGLVTMIRNVELGISRYLVTITAINICLGIIIGTVMWLLGLPDPILLGIMAATLNFIPFVGAFIGAAVTFLIGIVYLNTPAEAIIGPLMYIVINTLEGNVFTPMILGRSMKLNPALVFICIIFWGWAWGVGGILLAVPLIGMVKISCDHFKSLQPVARILSG
- a CDS encoding CsbD family protein → MTTREELRGHWNEIRGRIEEKWSQLSSSDLDGLEGKTDQLVGKIQQKTGETRSDIQRELDSMVESLSHSASSMAGKVGETFNEAVKNSREQFSHASEAAREQYEQVNQTVQKGYREAEQTVRKHPAESVAVAFGTGLIAGVIVSLVWRR